Proteins from one Mus pahari chromosome 10, PAHARI_EIJ_v1.1, whole genome shotgun sequence genomic window:
- the LOC110327759 gene encoding olfactory receptor 145-like, producing MNTKNISFITEFILVGLTEYTETHFPFFFFFLGIYAITVAGNLGLLTLIGMNSPLHTPMYYFLFNLSFIDLCYSTVITPKLLVNFVSERNTISYEGCMTQLYFFCFFVSAECYMLTVMAYDRYVAICKPLLYTVTMSPQVCSLLTLIVYVGAFIGAWAHTGCMMRLTFCKDNTINHYMCDILPLLELSCSNTYINELVVFIVVGLDVGVPSITIIVSYTFILSSILHIQSTEGRSKAFSTCSSHIIVVSVFFGSGAFMYLHPSSALSMDQGKVSTVFYTIVVPMLNPLIYSFRNKEVKIALRKTLSIKIFS from the coding sequence ATGAACactaaaaatatttccttcattACTGAGTTTATCCTGGTTGGCTTAACAGAATATACAGAGACCcatttcccctttttcttcttcttcctaggCATCTATGCTATCACAGTTGCAGGAAACCTGGGCCTGCTCACTCTGATTGGAATGAATTCCCCTCTTCACACTCCTATGTACTACTTCCTCTTTAATTTATCTTTCATTGATCTCTGTTACTCTACTGTTATCACTCCAAAACTGTTGGTAAACTTTGTTTCTGAGAGGAACACAATTTCCTATGAAGGATGCATGACTCAGCtctatttcttctgcttctttgttaGTGCAGAATGCTACATGTTGACAGTGATGGCatatgatcgctatgtggccatctgtaagcCCCTGTTGTACACTGTTACCATGTCCCCTCAGGTCTGCTCTCTGTTGACTCTCATTGTATATGTGGGAGCATTTATTGGTGCATGGGCCCATACAGGGTGCATGATGAGGCTGACCTTCTGTAAGGACAACACTATCAACCATTACATGTGTGACATCCTTCCTCTGCTAGAGCTTTCCTGCAGTAACACTTACATTAATGAGCTTGTAGTATTCATTGTTGTAGGTTTGGATGTAGGTGTGCCCAGCATCACCATCATTGTTTCTTACACATTCATTCTTTCTAGCATCCTTCACATCCAATCCACTGAAGGAAGGTCTAAGGCTTTCAGCACCTGTAGCTCACATATTattgtggtttctgttttctttgggtcAGGGGCATTTATGTACCTCCATCCTTCCTCCGCTTTGTCCATGGACCAAGGGAAAGTGTCCACTGTATTCTACACCATTGTGGTACCCATGCTCAATCCTTTGATATACAGCTTCAGGAACAAGGAGGTCAAGATTGCCCTGAGAAAAACCTTGAGTATCAAAATATTCTCCTGA